A portion of the Bacillus thuringiensis genome contains these proteins:
- a CDS encoding LytR/AlgR family response regulator transcription factor — MKILLIMEEAEERRELAENFTENMRNVECFEAKTGTESLFMMKKHIPDFVFLSSKLLDGTGFEYASLLREINCYTKFIFVGENIEESITAFRFQAFYYLLRPFREEDLQFLLYKIGKEQGEKAKSYLRKLPIESQEGIRYMLPEDIVYVSKNKENKTVSIYTTNNQYISTYTLQELENKLNAYDFLRVHKSYLINMSYVKELKPYYNGTYNLYLDRYDEQPIPVSRNYVKRLRNNIEL; from the coding sequence ATGAAAATTTTACTGATCATGGAAGAGGCAGAAGAGAGAAGAGAGTTAGCTGAAAATTTCACTGAAAATATGAGAAATGTAGAATGTTTTGAAGCAAAGACAGGAACAGAATCTTTATTTATGATGAAAAAACATATACCAGACTTTGTTTTTTTAAGTTCCAAATTACTAGATGGTACTGGTTTTGAATATGCAAGTTTATTACGAGAAATAAATTGCTATACAAAATTTATTTTTGTAGGTGAAAACATAGAGGAATCTATTACAGCTTTTCGTTTCCAAGCATTTTATTATTTATTACGACCATTTCGTGAAGAAGATTTACAATTTCTTTTATATAAAATAGGTAAAGAACAAGGTGAGAAAGCAAAGAGTTATTTGCGGAAACTACCGATAGAAAGTCAAGAGGGTATACGATATATGCTCCCAGAAGATATTGTATATGTAAGTAAAAATAAAGAAAATAAAACTGTTTCAATTTACACAACGAATAATCAGTATATTTCAACATATACACTTCAGGAATTAGAAAATAAGCTAAATGCATATGATTTTTTACGTGTGCATAAAAGCTATTTAATTAATATGTCATATGTAAAAGAACTGAAACCTTATTATAATGGCACGTATAATTTGTATTTAGATAGGTATGATGAGCAACCGATTCCAGTCAGTCGTAATTATGTAAAACGCCTTCGAAATAACATTGAATTATAG
- a CDS encoding MFS transporter, with translation MGKVKEISKRKLLGIAGLGWLFDAMDVGMLSFVMVALQKDWGLTSQEMGWIGSINSIGMAVGALIFGILSDKIGRKSVFIITLLLFSIGSGLTALTTTLAMFLVLRFVIGMGLGGELPVASTLVSESVEAHERGKIVVLLESFWAGGWLIAALISYFVIPKYGWEVAMVLSAVPALYALYLRWNLPDSPRFQKVEKRPSVIENIKSVWSGEYRKATIMLWILWFCVVFSYYGMFLWLPSVMVLKGFSLIKSFQYVLIMTLAQLPGYFTAAWFIERLGRKFVLVTYLIGTACSAYLFGVADSLTVLIVAGMLLSFFNLGAWGALYAYTPEQYPTVIRGTGAGMAAAFGRIGGILGPLLVGYLVASEASLSLIFTIFCGSILIGVFAVVILGQETKQRELV, from the coding sequence GTGGGCAAGGTAAAAGAAATTTCGAAGCGCAAACTACTTGGTATAGCTGGGCTTGGATGGCTATTTGATGCAATGGATGTCGGAATGCTTTCATTTGTAATGGTAGCCTTGCAAAAGGATTGGGGATTAACGAGCCAGGAAATGGGATGGATAGGTAGTATTAACTCAATCGGTATGGCAGTAGGAGCGCTTATTTTTGGGATACTATCAGATAAAATAGGGCGAAAATCAGTCTTTATTATTACATTATTATTATTTTCTATCGGTAGTGGTTTAACTGCGTTAACGACGACACTCGCGATGTTTCTCGTTTTACGCTTTGTAATTGGTATGGGGCTTGGCGGAGAGCTTCCGGTTGCCTCTACACTAGTATCAGAGAGTGTTGAAGCACATGAGCGTGGGAAAATTGTTGTGTTATTAGAAAGTTTTTGGGCAGGTGGATGGTTAATTGCAGCTCTTATCTCGTATTTTGTTATTCCGAAATATGGTTGGGAAGTCGCGATGGTATTGAGTGCAGTTCCAGCACTATATGCTTTATATTTAAGATGGAATTTACCGGATTCCCCAAGGTTCCAAAAAGTTGAAAAAAGACCATCTGTTATTGAAAATATAAAATCAGTTTGGTCTGGGGAATATCGTAAAGCAACAATTATGCTATGGATTCTATGGTTTTGTGTTGTCTTTTCCTATTATGGAATGTTCCTTTGGTTACCAAGTGTAATGGTGCTAAAAGGATTTAGTTTAATAAAAAGTTTCCAATACGTACTTATTATGACATTAGCTCAACTTCCAGGATATTTCACTGCTGCTTGGTTTATTGAACGTCTCGGTCGTAAATTTGTTTTGGTTACGTATTTAATCGGAACAGCCTGCAGTGCCTATTTGTTTGGGGTTGCGGATTCATTAACAGTATTAATCGTGGCAGGTATGTTACTATCCTTCTTTAACTTAGGTGCTTGGGGAGCATTATACGCCTATACACCTGAGCAGTATCCAACCGTTATTCGTGGTACAGGTGCAGGAATGGCAGCAGCATTTGGGCGTATTGGTGGTATTCTTGGGCCACTATTAGTGGGGTATTTAGTTGCCTCAGAAGCTTCACTATCATTAATATTTACGATTTTCTGCGGATCAATTTTAATTGGTGTATTCGCTGTAGTAATACTTGGACAGGAAACGAAGCAACGAGAATTAGTATAA
- a CDS encoding WecB/TagA/CpsF family glycosyltransferase, whose amino-acid sequence MAVQTVDILGVPFSTMTMDETVQYLKEQLEAERTHTFQVVTANPEIVMCAKKDEKFYQTLLNTDLITPDGIGVVKASGMLGTPLKERVAGFDLMCNLLAKLSEDSKPVSVFLLGAKPHVVQAAADHLTKTYSAVSIAGTQDGYFKQEDEENIISRIQEAKPDLLLVALGFPRQENFIQNNKHRLETKMAVGVGGSLDVWAGEVKRAPKWIQAIHLEWFYRLCSNPTRWRRQLVLAEFLKEVMRSKK is encoded by the coding sequence ATGGCAGTACAAACAGTTGATATTCTAGGCGTTCCTTTTTCTACAATGACAATGGATGAAACGGTCCAATATTTAAAAGAACAACTAGAAGCGGAGCGAACTCATACGTTTCAGGTAGTGACAGCAAATCCTGAAATTGTTATGTGCGCAAAAAAGGATGAAAAGTTCTATCAAACATTATTGAATACAGATTTAATTACACCTGATGGTATTGGGGTTGTAAAGGCAAGTGGCATGCTTGGTACACCTTTAAAAGAGCGTGTAGCAGGTTTTGATTTAATGTGTAATTTACTTGCGAAGTTATCAGAGGATAGTAAACCAGTATCTGTTTTCTTATTAGGTGCAAAGCCGCATGTTGTACAAGCTGCAGCAGATCACTTAACAAAGACATATTCAGCTGTATCCATCGCCGGGACACAAGATGGTTATTTTAAACAAGAAGACGAAGAAAATATCATTTCTCGCATTCAAGAAGCGAAACCAGATTTATTACTTGTTGCACTCGGTTTCCCAAGACAAGAGAACTTTATCCAAAACAATAAGCATCGTTTAGAAACGAAAATGGCTGTTGGAGTAGGCGGAAGTTTAGACGTATGGGCTGGAGAGGTAAAACGTGCACCAAAATGGATTCAAGCGATTCATTTAGAGTGGTTTTATAGATTATGCAGTAATCCAACACGCTGGCGTCGTCAGTTAGTATTAGCGGAATTTTTAAAAGAAGTAATGCGTTCGAAAAAGTAG
- a CDS encoding glycosyltransferase family 4 protein: MRILHMNAGAEDGGGKTHIISLLDQFPTGEVELAVFEDGIVAKEARELGIKVHVFSQKSRYDLSILKNISDFINKEKFDVVHTHGPRANFYVSLMKKRIKAKWVTTIHSDPFQDFTKQGLKGWIFTKLNLKALKNIDLFFVVTNRLKKSLAALGISNDKMHVIYNGIEYDQEKAEGYNKKEMFNIDEDVFTVIQVARLHPVKGHEVLFDALQQTKLEKIKVLLVGDGPLEENLKSLATEKGINDKVEFLGHRQDVKQLFASSHVNLLTSHSEGFPLVLLEAANQRVPSIVTRAGEIEPLIVDETYGWIVPTGDGKALALALEEAYDKWKTGELAAMGKHIYEHATMDFSLQKLYDDTKETYKQLIAKNL, encoded by the coding sequence ATGAGAATATTGCATATGAATGCAGGAGCAGAAGATGGGGGAGGGAAAACACATATTATTTCACTTCTCGATCAGTTTCCAACTGGTGAAGTAGAATTAGCAGTATTTGAAGATGGAATTGTTGCGAAGGAAGCAAGGGAGTTAGGGATAAAAGTCCATGTGTTTTCACAAAAATCGCGCTATGATTTATCCATTTTAAAGAATATAAGTGATTTTATTAATAAAGAAAAATTTGATGTAGTTCATACGCATGGTCCTAGGGCTAATTTCTATGTTTCTTTAATGAAAAAGAGAATAAAGGCAAAATGGGTAACGACTATTCATAGTGATCCATTTCAAGACTTTACTAAACAGGGCTTAAAAGGTTGGATTTTTACGAAATTAAATTTGAAAGCCTTAAAAAATATAGACTTATTTTTCGTTGTAACAAATAGATTGAAAAAAAGCTTGGCAGCATTAGGCATTTCAAATGACAAGATGCATGTTATTTATAATGGAATTGAATACGATCAGGAAAAAGCAGAAGGCTATAATAAAAAAGAAATGTTCAATATTGATGAAGATGTATTTACGGTAATTCAAGTAGCACGATTACATCCTGTCAAAGGACATGAAGTTTTATTCGATGCGTTACAACAAACAAAATTAGAGAAAATTAAAGTATTATTAGTTGGAGATGGCCCATTAGAAGAAAATCTAAAGTCATTAGCTACTGAAAAAGGGATTAACGATAAAGTAGAGTTTTTAGGACATCGTCAAGATGTAAAACAATTATTTGCGTCGTCACATGTAAATTTATTAACTTCCCATAGTGAAGGGTTCCCACTAGTTTTATTAGAAGCGGCAAACCAACGTGTACCATCAATTGTGACTAGAGCTGGAGAAATTGAACCATTAATCGTAGATGAAACTTACGGATGGATTGTGCCAACAGGTGATGGAAAGGCATTGGCATTAGCTTTAGAAGAAGCGTATGATAAGTGGAAAACTGGAGAGTTAGCAGCAATGGGTAAACATATTTATGAGCATGCTACTATGGACTTCTCACTTCAAAAACTATATGACGATACAAAAGAAACATATAAGCAATTAATAGCGAAAAACTTGTAA